In Microbacterium enclense, one genomic interval encodes:
- a CDS encoding histidine phosphatase family protein: MNDADLTEPDGRLVLVRHGETEWSRTGRHTGLTDIPLTETGAYKAELAGTLLATRRFDLVLTSPLQRAVETASRAGFPGAQHEPRLVEWDYGAYEGLTTPEIVEQLGRPWTIWQAGAPAGATPGESIEQVTARASSLLDDLRPRLRNGEQILVFSHAHFLRALAGVWLGLTAAGGRYFVLGTSAVSELGFEHGSEVITQWNHVRGR; encoded by the coding sequence GTGAACGATGCAGACCTCACCGAACCGGACGGCCGTCTCGTCCTCGTCCGACACGGCGAGACCGAGTGGAGCCGGACAGGGCGCCACACCGGACTCACCGACATCCCCCTCACCGAGACCGGCGCCTACAAGGCCGAGCTCGCCGGCACGCTCCTCGCCACGCGCCGCTTCGACCTCGTTCTGACAAGCCCCCTGCAGCGCGCCGTCGAGACCGCCTCGCGGGCCGGTTTCCCCGGGGCGCAGCACGAGCCCCGCTTGGTGGAATGGGACTACGGCGCCTACGAGGGACTGACGACGCCCGAGATCGTCGAACAGCTGGGCCGACCGTGGACCATCTGGCAAGCCGGCGCACCCGCCGGCGCCACCCCGGGCGAGAGCATCGAACAGGTGACCGCGCGGGCGAGCTCGCTGCTCGACGACCTGCGCCCGCGGTTGCGAAACGGGGAGCAGATCCTCGTCTTCTCGCACGCGCACTTCCTGCGCGCCCTCGCCGGGGTATGGCTCGGCCTGACGGCCGCCGGCGGACGCTACTTCGTGCTGGGTACCTCTGCGGTCAGCGAGCTCGGCTTCGAACACGGCAGCGAGGTCATCACGCAGTGGAACCACGTGCGCGGACGGTGA
- a CDS encoding L-serine ammonia-lyase, iron-sulfur-dependent, subunit alpha produces the protein MSAYVSAFELFSIGVGPSSSHTVGPMRAAADFATRLRSDGLLGRVASVSCALYGSLGATGIGHGTPDAVVAGLQGLHPETVDPDAVRRAWSDWPEGRALLLAGEHEIAFSKDDVVLAPRTRLPGHPNAMTLIARDADGDVLADETFYSIGGGFIRREGEPPRVSAAPFPLAFDDAATLIALCDEQGITIAEAARRNEEALRSDEEIAAGLDGIWDAMAACVNAGLAHDGVLPGILKVKRRASVIREQLEAIEAEGHRELPGEWLGAFALAVNEENAAGGRVVTAPTNGAAGILPAVAMYWWRFLADSGLGAGNAVTPYGELVGSALLGYDGHAVTRGEVAGWDDGDIAEANRRRGIRRFLLTATALGSLFKANASISGAEGGCQAEVGSACAMAAGGLTAVMGGTNRQIENAAEIAMEHHLGLTCDPVGGLVQIPCIERNAIAASTAVTAARLALRGDGSHYVSLDAVVETMRQTGIDMSTKYKETSEGGLAVNVIEC, from the coding sequence ATGAGCGCCTACGTTTCGGCGTTCGAGCTGTTCTCCATCGGTGTAGGACCCTCGAGCTCCCATACGGTCGGTCCCATGCGGGCCGCCGCCGACTTCGCGACCCGCCTCCGTTCCGACGGTCTCCTCGGGCGCGTGGCATCCGTTTCCTGCGCGCTGTACGGGTCACTGGGAGCAACGGGCATCGGTCACGGCACCCCCGACGCGGTCGTCGCGGGGTTGCAGGGGCTGCACCCCGAGACAGTCGATCCGGATGCCGTGCGCCGAGCGTGGTCGGACTGGCCGGAGGGGCGGGCGCTCCTCCTCGCCGGCGAGCACGAGATCGCCTTCTCGAAGGACGACGTCGTGCTGGCCCCGCGGACGCGTCTGCCCGGTCACCCCAACGCCATGACGCTCATCGCGCGGGACGCCGACGGCGACGTGCTCGCCGACGAGACCTTCTATTCGATCGGCGGCGGCTTCATCCGCCGCGAAGGCGAGCCGCCGCGGGTGTCCGCGGCCCCGTTCCCGCTCGCCTTCGACGACGCGGCCACGCTCATCGCGCTCTGCGACGAACAGGGCATCACGATCGCGGAGGCGGCCCGCCGCAACGAGGAGGCGCTGCGTTCCGACGAAGAGATCGCCGCCGGTCTCGACGGGATCTGGGATGCCATGGCCGCCTGCGTGAACGCCGGCCTCGCTCACGACGGAGTGCTGCCCGGCATCCTGAAGGTGAAGCGGCGCGCGTCGGTGATCCGTGAGCAGCTCGAGGCGATCGAAGCCGAAGGACATCGTGAGCTGCCGGGGGAGTGGCTCGGAGCCTTTGCGCTCGCCGTGAACGAAGAGAACGCCGCGGGCGGTCGCGTCGTGACGGCGCCGACGAACGGCGCGGCGGGCATTCTCCCCGCCGTGGCCATGTACTGGTGGCGCTTCCTGGCGGACTCCGGTCTCGGGGCGGGCAACGCCGTCACTCCCTACGGGGAGCTCGTCGGTAGTGCACTGCTCGGCTACGACGGACACGCCGTGACTCGCGGAGAGGTCGCGGGGTGGGACGACGGCGACATCGCCGAGGCGAACCGACGCCGTGGCATCCGGCGCTTTCTGCTGACGGCGACCGCGCTCGGCTCGCTGTTCAAGGCGAACGCGTCGATCTCGGGCGCGGAGGGCGGCTGTCAGGCCGAAGTCGGGTCCGCGTGTGCGATGGCCGCCGGCGGCCTGACCGCGGTCATGGGCGGCACCAACCGGCAGATCGAGAATGCCGCCGAGATCGCCATGGAGCACCACCTGGGGCTCACGTGCGATCCCGTGGGCGGTCTCGTGCAGATCCCGTGCATCGAACGAAACGCGATTGCCGCATCGACGGCGGTGACCGCGGCCCGACTGGCCCTGCGCGGTGACGGCAGCCATTACGTGTCACTGGATGCCGTCGTCGAGACGATGCGTCAGACCGGTATCGACATGTCGACGAAGTACAAGGAGACCAGCGAGGGTGGCCTCGCGGTGAACGTCATCGAGTGCTGA
- a CDS encoding glycosyltransferase family 2 protein: MTSTLPITVLVQTKNEEVGIAACLEALAEFDEVIVVDSDSTDRTGEIAEQHGAHVINFTWDGKYPKKKQWQLENVPTRNPWILFLDADETPSEELKAELHGYALPANPAAAIDVDLDYVFAGKILRHGHRVTKRCVVHRDRVRFPEMDDLDAPGMGELEGHYQPRATGIVLKARGRITHNDLDPVSSWFARHNRYSDWEAHLRARTAVRADIAKQRTLKGRLFDKLPAKPVAFFVYCYVARGGFLDGRAGFDYAAALAMYYWQIGLKYRELRRSDSPVLK, from the coding sequence ATGACTTCCACACTGCCCATCACGGTCCTGGTGCAAACGAAGAACGAGGAGGTGGGGATCGCCGCCTGTCTCGAGGCTCTGGCCGAGTTCGACGAAGTCATCGTCGTGGACTCGGACAGTACGGACAGGACGGGAGAGATCGCCGAACAGCACGGCGCACACGTCATCAACTTCACATGGGACGGCAAGTACCCCAAGAAGAAGCAGTGGCAGCTCGAGAACGTCCCCACGCGCAACCCGTGGATTCTCTTCCTCGATGCGGACGAGACCCCCAGCGAGGAGTTGAAGGCCGAACTGCACGGCTACGCCCTCCCTGCGAACCCCGCCGCAGCGATTGACGTCGATCTGGATTACGTTTTCGCCGGGAAGATTCTCCGCCACGGTCATCGAGTGACGAAGCGATGCGTCGTACACCGTGACCGAGTCCGGTTCCCCGAGATGGACGATCTCGATGCCCCCGGAATGGGTGAGCTCGAGGGGCACTACCAACCACGGGCGACGGGTATCGTCCTCAAAGCACGTGGCCGCATCACCCACAATGATCTCGACCCCGTTTCAAGCTGGTTTGCGAGGCACAACAGGTACTCCGACTGGGAGGCCCATCTGAGGGCAAGGACAGCCGTCAGAGCGGATATTGCAAAGCAGCGAACGTTGAAGGGTCGACTGTTCGACAAGCTGCCTGCCAAGCCCGTTGCGTTCTTCGTTTACTGCTACGTCGCACGAGGCGGATTTCTCGATGGCCGCGCTGGATTCGACTACGCCGCAGCTCTGGCGATGTACTACTGGCAGATCGGTCTCAAGTATCGCGAACTACGACGCTCCGACTCGCCGGTCCTGAAGTGA
- a CDS encoding excalibur calcium-binding domain-containing protein, with translation MEHIDLPAAGWYAAPHANGAQRYWNGTAWVEPAQPEPTTPFMRRGVTRRTGAIVAGATLLVGLVVGAASSGAGTQAELGALKAQISSLQSDVADAQTAAEESVGTLASATAASDAMTKERDSARARVTELEAAATAAQAELDARAATIADLQGRVAAQDAAPPAGEVSVPDAPKSVYYKNCTAAREAGAAPVHRGDPGYGSHLDRDGDGIGCE, from the coding sequence GTGGAGCACATCGACTTGCCCGCGGCCGGATGGTACGCGGCACCGCACGCGAATGGCGCGCAGCGCTACTGGAATGGCACTGCCTGGGTGGAGCCCGCGCAACCGGAGCCGACGACGCCGTTCATGAGGCGCGGAGTCACGAGGCGCACCGGGGCCATCGTCGCGGGGGCGACTCTCCTGGTGGGACTCGTCGTCGGCGCGGCCTCCAGCGGGGCGGGCACTCAAGCGGAGCTCGGTGCGCTGAAGGCCCAAATCTCTTCCCTGCAGTCCGACGTGGCCGACGCGCAGACAGCGGCGGAGGAGTCGGTGGGCACGCTCGCGTCCGCAACGGCCGCGAGCGACGCCATGACCAAGGAGCGTGATTCGGCCAGGGCTCGTGTCACCGAGTTGGAAGCCGCCGCAACCGCAGCGCAGGCCGAGCTCGATGCGCGCGCGGCAACGATCGCCGACCTGCAGGGGAGGGTCGCCGCACAGGATGCCGCGCCGCCCGCCGGAGAAGTCTCCGTACCCGACGCTCCGAAATCCGTGTACTACAAGAACTGCACGGCTGCTCGCGAGGCCGGAGCTGCACCGGTTCACCGCGGTGACCCGGGATACGGCTCTCACCTCGATCGCGACGGCGACGGGATCGGCTGCGAGTAG
- a CDS encoding GDP-L-fucose synthase, whose translation MAIDGVDYTAHELDRDATFYVAGHRGLVGSAITRKLTSEGFQNVVGKPSNELDLKDRDAVFAYIGEIKPKYLVLAAAKVGGILANSTYPVDFLSDNMRIQVNVLDAALAHDVERVLFLGSSCIYPKFAEQPIREDSLLTGHLEPTNDAYAIAKIAGILQTQAVRRQYGLPWISAMPTNLYGPNDNFSPRGSHVLPALIRRYDEAAQAGADSVTNWGTGTPRREFLHADDMADACLYLMEHYDGPDQVNVGTGSDVTIREIAETIARVTGFTGETEWDTTKPDGTPQKLLDVSKLAEAGWTATISLEEGMERTVAWYRDNVDNIRE comes from the coding sequence ATCGCCATCGACGGTGTGGACTACACCGCACACGAACTCGACCGCGACGCGACCTTCTATGTCGCCGGGCATCGCGGGCTTGTCGGTTCCGCGATCACGCGGAAGCTGACATCCGAGGGTTTTCAGAATGTCGTCGGGAAACCTTCCAACGAACTCGATCTCAAGGATCGCGACGCGGTGTTCGCGTACATCGGCGAGATCAAGCCCAAGTACCTCGTGCTGGCCGCGGCCAAGGTCGGTGGCATCCTGGCGAACTCGACCTATCCGGTCGACTTCCTGAGCGACAACATGCGCATCCAGGTGAACGTCCTCGACGCAGCGCTCGCCCACGACGTCGAACGGGTGCTGTTCCTCGGCTCTTCGTGCATCTACCCGAAATTCGCCGAGCAGCCCATTCGGGAGGATTCGCTGCTCACCGGTCACCTCGAGCCGACGAACGATGCCTACGCGATCGCCAAGATCGCCGGCATCCTGCAGACCCAGGCGGTCCGCCGCCAGTACGGCCTGCCGTGGATCAGCGCGATGCCGACCAACCTCTACGGCCCGAACGACAACTTCTCCCCGCGTGGTTCCCACGTGCTGCCCGCGCTCATCCGGCGGTACGACGAAGCCGCGCAGGCAGGGGCGGACAGCGTCACGAACTGGGGGACAGGCACGCCGCGGCGCGAGTTCCTTCACGCCGATGACATGGCGGACGCCTGCCTGTATCTGATGGAGCACTACGACGGACCCGATCAGGTCAATGTGGGCACCGGTTCCGACGTGACGATCCGCGAGATCGCCGAGACCATCGCTCGCGTCACGGGATTCACCGGAGAGACCGAGTGGGACACGACCAAGCCCGACGGCACGCCCCAGAAGCTCCTCGACGTCTCCAAACTGGCCGAGGCCGGCTGGACCGCGACGATCTCCCTCGAAGAGGGCATGGAACGAACCGTCGCCTGGTATCGCGACAACGTCGACAACATTCGCGAGTAG
- a CDS encoding acetyltransferase has translation MSDIPVIDLSKAPGERAAWDRPSWQVYLWAICELLFVTNPWQISSGLRVRILRAFGAEIGRGVVFRPRTRVKFPWKLHIGDRSWIGEGVWFHNQDHVYVGHDVVISQETFITTGSHRHRVDMALITRPVTIDAGAWITSRCMILGGTTIGLSALIQPMSLISGDHVLPGDVWAGVPGRHVGTRFEGLRR, from the coding sequence GTGAGCGACATTCCGGTGATCGATCTTTCGAAGGCTCCCGGCGAGCGAGCCGCGTGGGATCGCCCTTCTTGGCAGGTATACCTCTGGGCCATTTGCGAGTTGCTTTTCGTAACGAATCCGTGGCAAATCAGCTCCGGCCTCCGAGTGCGCATCCTCCGCGCGTTTGGGGCGGAAATTGGGCGCGGCGTCGTTTTCCGCCCGCGCACCCGGGTGAAATTCCCCTGGAAACTGCACATCGGTGACCGTTCGTGGATCGGCGAGGGCGTCTGGTTCCACAACCAGGACCATGTCTACGTCGGCCACGATGTGGTCATCTCGCAAGAGACGTTCATCACGACGGGCAGTCATCGACATCGCGTCGACATGGCGCTCATCACGCGGCCCGTCACCATCGACGCGGGAGCCTGGATCACGAGCCGGTGCATGATTCTGGGCGGCACGACGATCGGCCTGTCAGCCCTGATCCAGCCGATGTCCCTCATCAGCGGGGATCATGTCCTGCCAGGAGACGTATGGGCCGGAGTGCCGGGGCGACACGTAGGAACGCGATTCGAGGGACTTCGCCGATGA
- a CDS encoding amino acid permease produces MNRPSGSSADQAVPVGTDRHLRRAMSARHLVMIALGGVIGSGLFLSSGYTIHQAGPLGAVLAYLLGAFVVWLVMVCLGELAVVYPVSGSIHIYAARTMGPATGFVTAWLYWLCWVVALGSEFTASGILMQRWFPTVDVWVWCLVFAGILFTLNAISARVFGETEFWFALIKVVAILALIVLGTMAIFGFTPLSTTPHDAVLFRNFVTPEGLLPAGLVGVLVTSLAVFYAFSGAELVGVAAGETKDPGRNIPRALRSTVLRLLVLFVCSITVIAALLPYEKAGLSSSPFVDVFEYVGVPYAADIMNCVVITALLSVGNSGLYSCARMLFSLAEEGYAPRSFTRLTRRGIPLIALLVSLGIGLVSLISSVIAAETVYLVLVSIAGFAAVAVWMSIVAAQFFHRRAFVRAGGDVSTLVYRTPFYPLVPILAFVLLTASIVAIAFDPEQVAALYFGIPFVALCYLFFWWRYGRKGVAPARRDEEAPVA; encoded by the coding sequence ATGAACCGCCCCTCGGGCTCGTCCGCCGACCAGGCTGTCCCGGTCGGAACGGACAGACACCTGCGCCGCGCGATGAGCGCTCGCCATCTGGTCATGATCGCCCTCGGCGGCGTGATCGGGTCGGGGTTGTTCCTCAGCTCCGGCTACACGATCCATCAAGCGGGTCCCCTCGGCGCCGTCCTCGCCTACCTCTTGGGCGCTTTCGTGGTGTGGCTCGTCATGGTGTGCCTCGGCGAACTCGCGGTGGTCTATCCCGTCTCGGGCTCGATTCACATCTATGCGGCTCGCACGATGGGTCCGGCGACGGGGTTCGTGACCGCGTGGTTGTACTGGCTGTGCTGGGTGGTCGCCCTCGGGTCGGAGTTCACGGCATCCGGGATCCTCATGCAGCGATGGTTCCCCACCGTCGACGTCTGGGTGTGGTGCCTCGTGTTCGCGGGCATCCTGTTCACGCTCAATGCGATCTCCGCCCGGGTGTTCGGCGAGACGGAGTTCTGGTTCGCGCTGATCAAGGTCGTCGCGATCCTCGCGCTCATCGTGCTCGGCACCATGGCGATCTTCGGGTTCACCCCGCTGTCGACAACGCCCCATGACGCCGTGCTGTTCCGCAACTTCGTGACGCCGGAGGGGCTGCTCCCGGCGGGTCTCGTTGGGGTTCTGGTCACCTCGCTGGCCGTCTTCTATGCCTTCAGCGGCGCGGAGCTCGTCGGCGTCGCGGCGGGGGAGACGAAGGACCCCGGTCGTAACATTCCGCGGGCGTTGCGCTCGACGGTCCTGCGACTGCTGGTGCTGTTCGTCTGCTCGATCACGGTCATCGCCGCCCTCCTGCCGTATGAGAAGGCCGGACTCAGCTCGAGTCCCTTCGTCGACGTCTTCGAGTACGTCGGTGTGCCGTACGCCGCCGACATCATGAACTGCGTCGTCATCACGGCACTCCTCTCCGTCGGGAACAGCGGCCTGTACTCGTGCGCCCGGATGCTGTTCTCCCTCGCGGAAGAGGGCTACGCGCCGCGCTCGTTCACGCGGCTCACCCGCCGCGGCATCCCTCTGATCGCGTTGCTGGTGAGTCTCGGGATCGGTCTCGTCTCGCTCATCTCCAGCGTGATCGCGGCCGAGACGGTCTACCTCGTGCTGGTGTCGATCGCCGGCTTCGCCGCCGTGGCGGTGTGGATGTCGATCGTCGCCGCGCAGTTCTTCCACCGCCGTGCGTTCGTGCGCGCGGGCGGCGACGTGTCGACCTTGGTCTACCGCACACCGTTCTACCCGCTCGTGCCGATCCTGGCATTCGTACTGCTGACCGCCTCCATCGTCGCGATCGCGTTCGACCCCGAGCAGGTCGCGGCGCTGTACTTCGGGATCCCCTTCGTCGCGCTCTGCTACCTGTTCTTCTGGTGGAGGTACGGCCGCAAGGGCGTCGCCCCCGCGCGGCGGGATGAGGAGGCTCCGGTCGCCTGA
- a CDS encoding NAD(P)/FAD-dependent oxidoreductase translates to METIDTLIIGAGVSGLAAARLLTRAGRRVVVLEARDRIGGRTFSDRSDGHVTDRGASWIHGIDDSPVAAAARAFGMPMVEFTVGGYQPDSRPLAYFGDDGRRLSEDEVRQYAADIRTLNAALVDIIASADPDATYADVVDRALAAQEWDAARTARVREYNDRRAQEQYGVAMTELGAHGLDDDTVNGDEVVFPRGYDGLARNFADGVDVRLSHIVSAVRWSSDGVTVETDRGTFSASTAIVTVPVGVLQSDDFVIEPELPEAHLRALWLLRMNAFEKVVLRFAERFWDVGVYGIRQLGGEGEWWHSWYDLGRIHDEPALLTFAAGPAAIATREWSDEEIVASTLAQLRRLYGDRVPEPESAVVTRWQDDAFSRGSYAYMRPGSVGPDHDDLAAPVGGVLHLAGEATWGDDPATVPGAMLSGHRAAENVLGRAIAVSDLWE, encoded by the coding sequence ATGGAGACCATCGACACCCTCATCATCGGCGCCGGTGTCTCGGGCCTCGCCGCGGCGCGGCTGCTGACGCGCGCGGGTCGCCGCGTCGTCGTTCTCGAAGCTCGCGATCGCATCGGCGGACGGACCTTCTCGGACCGCTCCGACGGGCACGTCACCGACCGGGGTGCCTCGTGGATCCACGGCATCGACGACAGCCCGGTCGCCGCGGCCGCGCGGGCTTTCGGCATGCCGATGGTCGAGTTCACCGTCGGCGGGTATCAGCCCGACAGTCGGCCGCTCGCATACTTCGGCGACGACGGTCGGCGCTTGTCCGAAGACGAGGTGCGGCAGTATGCCGCCGACATCCGGACGTTGAACGCCGCTCTGGTCGACATCATCGCCTCCGCCGACCCGGATGCCACCTACGCCGACGTCGTCGACCGCGCCCTCGCCGCCCAGGAATGGGATGCCGCTCGCACCGCGCGCGTGCGCGAGTACAACGACCGGCGCGCTCAGGAGCAGTACGGCGTCGCGATGACCGAACTCGGCGCCCACGGCCTCGACGACGACACCGTGAACGGCGACGAAGTGGTCTTTCCCCGCGGGTACGACGGACTCGCGCGGAACTTCGCCGACGGCGTCGACGTGAGGCTGTCGCACATCGTCTCCGCGGTGCGGTGGTCGTCGGACGGGGTGACGGTCGAGACGGATCGTGGCACGTTCTCCGCGTCCACCGCCATCGTCACCGTGCCGGTGGGAGTGCTGCAGTCCGATGACTTCGTGATCGAACCGGAACTCCCCGAGGCGCATCTCCGCGCCCTGTGGCTGTTGCGGATGAACGCTTTCGAGAAAGTCGTGCTGCGCTTCGCCGAGCGGTTCTGGGACGTCGGGGTCTATGGCATCCGTCAACTCGGTGGTGAGGGGGAATGGTGGCACTCCTGGTACGACCTCGGTCGAATCCACGACGAGCCGGCCCTGCTGACCTTCGCCGCCGGTCCCGCGGCGATCGCGACGCGCGAATGGTCGGACGAGGAGATCGTCGCCTCCACGCTCGCACAGCTCCGTCGCCTCTACGGAGATCGCGTGCCCGAGCCGGAGAGCGCGGTCGTCACGCGATGGCAGGATGACGCCTTCTCGCGTGGTTCGTACGCCTACATGCGCCCCGGCTCCGTCGGTCCCGACCACGATGACCTCGCCGCTCCCGTCGGCGGTGTGCTGCACCTCGCGGGCGAGGCCACGTGGGGCGACGATCCCGCGACCGTGCCCGGGGCGATGCTCTCGGGTCATCGCGCGGCGGAGAACGTGCTGGGGCGTGCGATCGCGGTCAGCGACCTCTGGGAGTGA
- a CDS encoding MarR family transcriptional regulator, translated as MTDRRLAVQAWESLFRAQHEVFEELRTDFEGTDLTQAEYDVLLTVTRAPEMTARLRDVTGNMLISQPSVSRLVERMVARGLLSKCADPDDGRGSLVTATETGAVMFRKIAAAHGRSIADRMARLDDAELAQLRDLTAKLRGPA; from the coding sequence ATGACCGATCGCCGCCTCGCCGTCCAGGCGTGGGAGAGCCTCTTCCGGGCGCAGCACGAGGTCTTCGAAGAGCTGCGAACGGATTTCGAGGGCACCGACCTCACGCAGGCCGAGTACGACGTGCTCCTGACCGTGACCCGCGCCCCGGAGATGACAGCGCGGCTGCGCGACGTCACCGGCAACATGCTCATCAGCCAGCCGAGCGTCTCGCGCCTGGTGGAGCGGATGGTGGCTCGAGGCCTGCTCTCGAAGTGCGCCGATCCCGACGACGGTCGCGGCTCCCTCGTCACGGCCACCGAGACGGGTGCCGTCATGTTCCGCAAGATCGCTGCCGCCCACGGCCGCTCGATCGCCGACCGCATGGCCCGTCTCGACGACGCCGAGCTCGCGCAGCTGCGCGACCTGACGGCAAAGCTTCGCGGCCCCGCCTGA
- a CDS encoding Dabb family protein, producing the protein MFRHVVLIRIRDQVPLSDVASAVSALRSLGAGEGVEAWTVAMSLDTRKGQVIVVDGSFRDQVAFDAWRRGPAHRRVAEDMSLIADWFVGDWEATAPAVH; encoded by the coding sequence ATGTTCCGGCACGTCGTTCTCATCCGGATACGTGACCAGGTTCCCCTTTCCGACGTCGCCTCCGCGGTGAGCGCGCTCCGCTCCCTCGGTGCGGGCGAAGGAGTCGAGGCGTGGACGGTCGCGATGTCGCTCGATACGCGCAAGGGGCAGGTGATCGTGGTCGACGGCTCCTTCCGTGACCAGGTCGCGTTCGACGCCTGGCGTCGCGGACCCGCTCACCGACGCGTGGCGGAGGACATGTCGCTGATCGCCGATTGGTTCGTCGGCGATTGGGAGGCGACGGCACCGGCTGTCCATTGA
- a CDS encoding glycosyltransferase — MHPPRTLIFGLNYPPETTGISPYTGAMAEGLTRRGHQVRAIVAHPHYPEWKISPGYGQWSRSERINGVRVDRLRHYVPRRPSLARRAVSEVTLGLRQSFTRWKNPTAIVAVSPALIASAVVRLRSSLTHRGTPFVVWVQDLYSVGLSETGQGGSLPSRVIRAVEGWLLRSASAVVVIHERFADRVHEDFGVPRDRIDVIRNWNHLPPFETADVAAVRASYGWRDDDIVVVHTGNMGVKQGLHHVIDAGRLAHERGERVRFVLVGNGSQRDELRRRADASQTATQILPPLDDEAFANVLQSADILLVNELPGVAEMCVPSKLTSYFGSGRPVLAATDAGGITAQEIREASAGVAVDAGNAEALLEGAKTLAADRVAAIRYGENGKRYKETVLSETIAIDGFGILLADLIAKGAESPSA, encoded by the coding sequence GTGCATCCTCCAAGAACGCTCATCTTCGGGCTGAACTACCCCCCGGAGACTACGGGAATTTCCCCGTACACAGGTGCCATGGCGGAGGGGCTCACGCGGAGAGGGCATCAGGTGCGGGCCATCGTCGCGCACCCTCATTATCCGGAGTGGAAGATCTCGCCAGGTTACGGGCAATGGTCGCGGAGCGAACGAATCAACGGTGTCCGCGTCGACCGTCTGCGCCATTACGTGCCTCGTCGGCCTTCCCTTGCGCGGAGAGCGGTTTCGGAGGTGACGCTCGGGCTCCGTCAGAGCTTCACCCGCTGGAAGAATCCCACCGCGATCGTCGCGGTATCGCCGGCATTGATCGCATCGGCCGTGGTCCGATTGCGTTCGTCGCTCACGCACCGTGGCACGCCCTTCGTGGTCTGGGTGCAGGACCTGTACAGCGTCGGCCTCTCTGAAACCGGGCAGGGGGGCAGCCTCCCTTCCCGGGTCATTCGCGCGGTCGAGGGCTGGCTGCTGCGTTCGGCATCAGCGGTCGTCGTGATTCACGAACGGTTCGCCGATCGGGTGCACGAAGATTTCGGCGTGCCCCGTGATCGTATCGATGTGATCCGAAACTGGAACCATCTCCCACCGTTCGAGACCGCCGATGTGGCCGCGGTCCGCGCCTCCTACGGGTGGCGCGATGACGACATCGTCGTCGTTCACACCGGGAACATGGGTGTCAAACAAGGCCTGCATCACGTGATCGACGCGGGCCGCTTGGCGCACGAGAGGGGCGAGCGCGTGCGCTTCGTCCTCGTCGGGAACGGTTCGCAGCGGGATGAACTCCGACGGCGCGCGGACGCGTCGCAGACGGCGACCCAGATCCTCCCGCCACTCGATGATGAAGCGTTCGCGAATGTTCTTCAATCCGCCGACATTCTGCTGGTTAACGAACTGCCAGGAGTTGCAGAAATGTGCGTTCCCAGCAAGCTCACGTCGTACTTCGGTTCCGGTCGACCCGTGCTCGCCGCGACCGATGCGGGCGGCATCACGGCGCAAGAAATTCGGGAGGCGAGTGCCGGTGTGGCGGTCGACGCAGGCAATGCGGAAGCTCTCCTCGAAGGGGCGAAAACCCTCGCTGCGGATCGTGTGGCTGCGATTCGGTACGGCGAGAACGGGAAACGTTACAAAGAGACTGTTCTGAGTGAAACAATCGCCATCGACGGATTCGGTATCCTGCTCGCGGATCTGATCGCCAAAGGCGCCGAGAGTCCTTCTGCGTAG
- a CDS encoding VanZ family protein, with protein MALVDVVTSIADRFGIVLIVTLVAGIPLGVLVAYVLGRHRIRRGWARDAAWRSAIAEVGMVVGTLPWVWMIMTPTGGAGGLQFVPFRDLLRVLAGDDAVVQLVGNLLVFAALGFFFPVRFRLGRPSMVVPIVTLVAAALSAVLEMLQLVLHLGRVTSVDDVIVNAAGAAIASLLSIAWWRSRRAPHDAPIDLASSAPRDPRAAA; from the coding sequence GTGGCCCTTGTGGATGTCGTGACCTCGATCGCCGACCGCTTCGGCATCGTCCTCATCGTGACGCTCGTCGCCGGCATCCCTCTCGGCGTCCTCGTCGCGTATGTGCTGGGCCGGCACCGCATCCGTCGGGGATGGGCGCGAGACGCGGCCTGGCGGTCAGCGATCGCCGAAGTCGGCATGGTTGTCGGCACCCTGCCGTGGGTATGGATGATCATGACCCCGACCGGTGGCGCCGGCGGTCTGCAGTTCGTGCCGTTCCGCGACCTGCTGCGAGTTCTGGCGGGCGACGACGCGGTGGTGCAGCTGGTGGGAAACCTGCTCGTCTTCGCGGCGCTCGGCTTCTTTTTTCCGGTGCGCTTCCGCCTGGGTCGGCCGTCTATGGTCGTTCCGATCGTGACCCTCGTCGCTGCCGCACTGTCGGCGGTGCTCGAGATGCTGCAACTCGTCCTGCACCTCGGCCGCGTGACCTCGGTCGATGACGTCATCGTCAACGCCGCGGGCGCGGCGATCGCGTCGCTTCTGTCGATCGCCTGGTGGCGCAGTCGGCGCGCACCGCACGACGCCCCGATCGATCTCGCCTCGTCGGCCCCACGGGATCCCCGCGCGGCGGCGTAG